The candidate division WOR-3 bacterium genome contains a region encoding:
- the priA gene encoding primosomal protein N' produces the protein MFAQVAIPKTILETLTYAVPEKLNTQVKVGSLVKVPLRKKMVVGIVIDLQENLNDKHQNYEIKDIDEVIHPDFLDNNFVSLLSWIKRYYFVNWGQMLNLAIPQEIYCLSSKNKNSIDCLQSKATGRPKPITYETSPKLSQNSNTLHQFAWGLSKVSYQIKNNRFRVFLLFNPNGVDLTELYLKMIEEAVRLKKSAIILVPEINLTAKFIALFQSRLFSNFFCLHSGLKRSERKHIWWQIQSSDFSVVLGTRTAIFAPVKNLGLLIVDNEQDVTYKEQERLFHYNARDIALVRGQKSEAVVILSSATPSCESFYNAEIKKYELIMPYRNLEKRKKGFNSRTLLIDMRRSRDKVISSQLRNAIISNCRQNRLVVLFLNRLGYARILSCNECGYIPLCPNCGISLTYHREKQLLLCHICQSRQPIFDFCPQCKGSDFFLHGFGSEKVESEVKKFINPNNVLRYDSDVQTQLKDDINQIICERNIKVFVTTKLGIRNLDFSNIGLVGIILADTSLFLPDFRAQERTFQELRQIIITSLHNPETKVIIQSYHPDHPALCYAVQADYKKFYNYEIKLRQKLNYPPFSRLALISISSNQKEIVLRVTENLTKRIVEISSQLNMFSNGENIKKAYNQKFQCQSDLIKLLGPSLLSFTKGPYRFTCQILIKLKPNLSLSNLISKEDINSYINKDINKKDVKIDINIDPI, from the coding sequence ATGTTCGCTCAAGTTGCTATCCCTAAAACAATTCTGGAAACTTTAACCTATGCAGTTCCAGAAAAACTTAACACGCAGGTCAAAGTCGGTTCGTTAGTCAAGGTGCCCTTAAGAAAAAAAATGGTTGTCGGCATCGTTATAGATTTACAAGAAAATCTCAATGATAAACACCAAAACTATGAAATTAAAGATATCGATGAAGTTATTCATCCCGATTTTTTAGATAATAATTTTGTATCCTTACTTTCTTGGATAAAAAGATATTATTTTGTTAATTGGGGCCAAATGCTAAATTTAGCTATCCCCCAAGAAATTTACTGTTTATCTTCTAAAAATAAGAATAGCATTGACTGTCTTCAGTCAAAAGCAACAGGTCGGCCAAAACCCATAACCTACGAAACAAGCCCAAAATTGTCTCAAAATAGCAATACATTACATCAGTTTGCTTGGGGACTAAGTAAAGTGAGTTATCAAATAAAAAATAATCGCTTCCGAGTATTCTTATTATTTAACCCTAATGGAGTTGACCTTACAGAACTTTATTTAAAAATGATTGAAGAAGCAGTTAGATTAAAAAAATCGGCTATTATTTTAGTTCCGGAAATCAATCTAACTGCTAAATTTATTGCTCTGTTTCAATCACGACTCTTTAGTAATTTCTTTTGTCTCCATTCGGGCTTAAAACGCTCCGAACGGAAGCATATTTGGTGGCAAATCCAATCAAGCGATTTTTCTGTGGTTTTAGGAACGCGCACCGCAATCTTTGCTCCAGTAAAAAACTTGGGTCTGCTCATTGTGGATAATGAGCAGGATGTAACTTATAAGGAACAAGAAAGACTCTTTCATTATAACGCTCGAGACATTGCTTTGGTCAGAGGTCAAAAAAGCGAAGCCGTAGTTATCTTGTCTAGCGCCACTCCGTCTTGTGAATCCTTTTATAATGCTGAGATTAAAAAATACGAACTAATTATGCCATATCGCAATTTAGAAAAAAGAAAAAAAGGCTTCAATAGCCGAACCTTACTGATTGATATGCGCCGAAGTCGAGATAAAGTTATCTCTTCCCAATTACGCAATGCAATTATTTCCAATTGTCGTCAGAATCGACTAGTGGTATTGTTCTTAAACCGATTAGGCTATGCTCGAATCTTAAGTTGTAATGAATGTGGTTATATTCCCTTATGTCCAAATTGTGGAATAAGTCTAACTTACCATCGTGAAAAGCAACTCTTGCTCTGTCATATTTGTCAATCCCGTCAGCCAATTTTTGATTTCTGTCCCCAATGCAAAGGAAGTGATTTTTTTCTCCACGGTTTTGGTAGCGAGAAGGTCGAGTCAGAAGTGAAGAAGTTTATTAATCCCAATAATGTACTACGCTATGATTCTGATGTTCAAACCCAATTAAAAGATGATATTAATCAAATAATTTGTGAGCGCAATATTAAAGTGTTTGTTACCACCAAATTAGGTATCCGAAATTTAGATTTCTCTAATATCGGATTGGTGGGCATAATTCTTGCTGATACCTCACTTTTTTTACCGGATTTCCGCGCCCAGGAGCGCACTTTTCAAGAATTGAGGCAGATTATTATCACCTCTTTACACAATCCAGAAACTAAAGTCATTATCCAAAGTTATCATCCAGACCATCCTGCACTTTGTTATGCAGTTCAGGCAGATTATAAAAAATTTTATAATTATGAAATCAAACTTCGACAAAAACTCAATTATCCACCATTCTCTCGGCTAGCTCTAATTAGTATCTCATCCAATCAAAAAGAAATTGTACTAAGAGTTACAGAAAATCTTACCAAGCGAATAGTTGAAATTAGTTCCCAACTTAATATGTTCTCAAATGGTGAAAATATTAAAAAGGCTTACAACCAAAAATTTCAATGCCAATCTGACTTAATCAAATTATTAGGACCAAGTTTATTATCTTTTACCAAAGGTCCATATCGCTTTACCTGCCAGATATTAATAAAACTAAAACCAAATTTATCTTTATCTAATTTAATTTCAAAAGAAGATATTAACTCCTATATTAATAAGGATATAAATAAGAAGGATGTAAAAATTGATATTAACATTGACCCTATTTAG
- a CDS encoding T9SS type A sorting domain-containing protein produces MITIRISGGSVRLNYNNLNNLNPIGYTIFNNTADTINARDNYWFTVDTNVIAQKIYDFEDDSTKGRVNYRPFLNGPLGTEDKRFSFDAKYSLSKIYPNPAKRYFTVRDLFGACRLWTYRIRIYDVTGKVIREEKITGSKTEKILLDGIKNGIYFVQVNDEMTKVKLIVIK; encoded by the coding sequence ATGATAACAATAAGAATTAGCGGAGGTTCTGTCAGGCTTAATTATAATAATCTTAACAATCTAAATCCAATTGGATATACTATTTTTAATAATACTGCCGATACGATAAATGCAAGAGATAATTACTGGTTCACTGTTGATACAAATGTGATTGCGCAAAAGATTTATGATTTTGAGGACGACTCGACTAAAGGCAGAGTCAATTACCGACCCTTTTTGAACGGACCCTTGGGAACTGAAGATAAACGTTTTTCGTTTGATGCAAAATATTCATTGTCCAAAATTTATCCCAATCCGGCAAAGAGATATTTTACGGTCCGCGATTTGTTTGGTGCCTGCCGACTTTGGACTTATCGCATACGAATTTATGATGTGACAGGAAAAGTAATTAGAGAAGAAAAAATTACAGGTTCTAAGACAGAAAAAATTTTGCTTGATGGTATTAAGAACGGTATCTATTTCGTGCAAGTAAATGACGAGATGACTAAGGTAAAATTAATCGTAATAAAGTGA